One genomic segment of Suncus etruscus isolate mSunEtr1 chromosome 15, mSunEtr1.pri.cur, whole genome shotgun sequence includes these proteins:
- the FGF22 gene encoding fibroblast growth factor 22, translating to MRRRLWLGLMWLLLARPPSCYAGTPSGPRRPRSYPHLEGDVRWRRLFSSTHFFLRVDSRGHVQGTRWRHSQDSVIEIRSIRVGVVALKAVHTGFYVAMNRRGRLYGSTVYTAHCRFRERIEENGFNTYASLHWRHHGRPMFLALDGRGVPRRGGQTNRHHLSTHFLPVLVS from the exons ATGCGCCGCCGTCTGTGGCTGGGCCTGATGTGGTTGCTGCTGGCCCGACCGCCTAGCTGCTACGCGGGGACCCCAAGCGGGCCTAGGAGACCTCGCAGCTACCCACATCTGGAGGGCGACGTCCGCTGGCGGCGGCTCTTCTCTTCCACGCATTTCTTCCTGCGCGTGGACTCCAGGGGCCATGTGCAGGGCACCCGCTGGCGTCACAGCCAGGACA GTGTTATTGAAATCCGTTCCATCCGTGTGGGTGTCGTGGCGCTTAAGGCAGTTCACACGGGTTTCTATGTGGCTATGAATCGCCGAGGCCGCCTCTATGGGTCG ACCGTCTACACCGCGCACTGCAGGTTCCGGGAGCGCATTGAGGAGAACGGCTTCAACACGTATGCCTCACTCCACTGGCGTCACCACGGCAGGCCCATGTTCCTGGCGCTGGACGGACGCGGTGTGCCACGGCGTGGAGGCCAGACTAATCGGCATCATCTGTCCACCCACTTCTTGCCTGTCCTGGTCTCCTGA
- the RNF126 gene encoding E3 ubiquitin-protein ligase RNF126 isoform X1, translated as MAEASPQPGRYFCHCCSAEIVPRLPDYICPRCESGFIEELPEETRSTENSSTPSTAPPEQSRQSFENVDQHLFTLPQGYGQFAFGIFDDSFEIPTFPPGPQAEETRDPDTRREREQHSRHRYGARQPRARLTARRTTGRHEGVPTLEGIIQQLVNGIITPATIPNLGLGPWGVLHSNPMDYAWGATGLDTIITQLLNQFENTGPPPADKEKIQTLPTIPVTEEHVGSGLECPVCKDDYALGEQVRQLPCNHLFHDGCIVPWLEQHDSCPVCRKSLTGQNTATNPPGLTGVNFPSSSSSSSSSSPSNENPSGSS; from the exons GATTACATCTGCCCGAGATGCGAGTCTGGCTTCATTGAGGAGCTTCCAGAAGAGACCAG GAGCACAGAGAACAGTTCCACTCCCTCCACAGCACCCCCTGAGCAGAGCAGGCAGTCTTTCGAG AATGTGGACCAGCACCTGTTCACGCTGCCGCAGGGCTATGGCCAGTTTGCCTTCGGCATCTTCGATGACAGCTTCGAGATCCCCACCTTCCCCCCAGGCCCGCAGGCCGAAGAGACCCGGGACCCTGACACTCGGCGGGAGCGGGAGCAGCACTCGCGGCACCGCTATGGCGCCCGGCAGCCCCGCGCTCGCCTCACGGCGCGGCGAACTACAGGCCGGCACGAAGGGGTCCCCACGCTGGAAGG GATCATCCAGCAGCTGGTGAACGGCATCATCACTCCGGCCACTATCCCCAACCTGGGTCTGGGCCCCTG GGGTGTCCTGCACTCAAACCCAATGGACTATGCCTGGGGGGCCACTGGCCTGGATACCATCATCACACAG CTCCTCAATCAGTTTGAGAACACAGGCCCTCCGCCTGCCGACAAAGAGAAGATCCAGACCCTCCCCACCATCCCTGTCACAGAGGAGCACGTAG GCTCCGGCCTGGAGTGCCCGGTGTGTAAGGATGACTACGCACTGGGTGAGCAGGTCCGCCAGCTGCCCTGTAACCACCTCTTCCATGACGGTTGCATTGTGCCCTGGCTGGAGCAG CATGACAGCTGCCCCGTCTGCCGGAAGAGCCTCACGGGCCAGAACACGGCCACCAATCCCCCAGGCCTGACGGGTGTCAACTTcccctcctcgtcctcctcgtcTTCCTCGTCTTCACCGAGCAATGAGAATCCATCCGGCAGTTCCTGA
- the RNF126 gene encoding E3 ubiquitin-protein ligase RNF126 isoform X2 yields MAEASPQPGRYFCHCCSAEIVPRLPDYICPRCESGFIEELPEETRSTENSSTPSTAPPEQSRQSFEGYGQFAFGIFDDSFEIPTFPPGPQAEETRDPDTRREREQHSRHRYGARQPRARLTARRTTGRHEGVPTLEGIIQQLVNGIITPATIPNLGLGPWGVLHSNPMDYAWGATGLDTIITQLLNQFENTGPPPADKEKIQTLPTIPVTEEHVGSGLECPVCKDDYALGEQVRQLPCNHLFHDGCIVPWLEQHDSCPVCRKSLTGQNTATNPPGLTGVNFPSSSSSSSSSSPSNENPSGSS; encoded by the exons GATTACATCTGCCCGAGATGCGAGTCTGGCTTCATTGAGGAGCTTCCAGAAGAGACCAG GAGCACAGAGAACAGTTCCACTCCCTCCACAGCACCCCCTGAGCAGAGCAGGCAGTCTTTCGAG GGCTATGGCCAGTTTGCCTTCGGCATCTTCGATGACAGCTTCGAGATCCCCACCTTCCCCCCAGGCCCGCAGGCCGAAGAGACCCGGGACCCTGACACTCGGCGGGAGCGGGAGCAGCACTCGCGGCACCGCTATGGCGCCCGGCAGCCCCGCGCTCGCCTCACGGCGCGGCGAACTACAGGCCGGCACGAAGGGGTCCCCACGCTGGAAGG GATCATCCAGCAGCTGGTGAACGGCATCATCACTCCGGCCACTATCCCCAACCTGGGTCTGGGCCCCTG GGGTGTCCTGCACTCAAACCCAATGGACTATGCCTGGGGGGCCACTGGCCTGGATACCATCATCACACAG CTCCTCAATCAGTTTGAGAACACAGGCCCTCCGCCTGCCGACAAAGAGAAGATCCAGACCCTCCCCACCATCCCTGTCACAGAGGAGCACGTAG GCTCCGGCCTGGAGTGCCCGGTGTGTAAGGATGACTACGCACTGGGTGAGCAGGTCCGCCAGCTGCCCTGTAACCACCTCTTCCATGACGGTTGCATTGTGCCCTGGCTGGAGCAG CATGACAGCTGCCCCGTCTGCCGGAAGAGCCTCACGGGCCAGAACACGGCCACCAATCCCCCAGGCCTGACGGGTGTCAACTTcccctcctcgtcctcctcgtcTTCCTCGTCTTCACCGAGCAATGAGAATCCATCCGGCAGTTCCTGA